The DNA window ctAAAAGCAGCTTCTTTCGCTCCACTGAAAATGGAACACTTGTCAAATTTGATCCTACACCTTCCCCCCAAGCGCAGACTCCTTAACTCGCGAGTTAAACTGGATCGCTTCAACCGTCTCGCTCGAAGGTAGGCGATAGGAGTAACGATTTCGCTTGCTTTTTTCTTCCCGGTAGCATTTATCTTTTAATCCAGCGATCAAGCATGTCAGTTTCAGCGCACCCCGGTAACCGGCAACAGTCCGCCGGATTCCGCGTGGaacgaaataataaaattgatgatGCTGGTTGGAATCGCATTTTCCTCCTGGCAAAGTTTGCCGGAGTCGGCAAAACAGCAGCGAAGGAAACCTTCGAAACACAGCTCGTTTCACATTCATTACTCGGTCGATCGACGAAAGCGCGCTGATACTGCTGATGTTTAAACAAATTTGCCAAGTACTGCACGGTACGAGCGTAAGAATGTGGCAAACGGTTTTTGCTTGTCCCGCTTTATGGATCGGGACGGAACGGAACGAAGCTGTCATCGTTGTGACAACATCATGTCTTCCAGAAATTATTAATACACTTTCTCGCTTCGTAGCAGGAATTCACGCTACGCCGTTGCCGGTTTGCTGTTCGAAGCCGGAAACCGGATATTGATTGCTGTGTGAATCTGAGTGTATCAAAAGCTGTATGATTTATTGCTACCTGTGTAAACTGATATGCTCTTCCGGATTGGATGAACTGGGAATCGAAAGCGAAATATTATGAAGCGCGAAGGCATTGTTTTCGCCACTTCGAAGAATGGCAAGCGGAATCGACAGAAATTTAAACAATCATAAATCATTGCGAGCTTACAGAGCAGAGACTGTTTATTGCGGAATGTTGCGCGGGTGTCAACCACCGGAACACGAACCACAGCCAGTTCGTACCCGCAGACGGTGCAAGTGGCGGATGGTGGATAAATCCTGCAGCACAGCATGAAGCCGTGCCGAAGGGATTTACTCACGCTGTTGCTGTGAACATATTTATTCACTTTCCCTGGAAAACTGAGTTGTGGTAAAGGTTCATAACCTATAGATTGGTGGTAGTGGGAAGGGATTCGCGCCAAAAGGTTGGCATCCGGCAGTTCGGTGGTTCCATTTAGAGGGCTGTGTGGATGAACTTCAAAAATCGAATGTTAGGTTTTCTCTTTCAGGAAGGAATCGTTACTTTCGCCGGTCTATTGGTGGATTGTTGGCTGAGAAGTTTACTTTGGCAGATTCGTTTCACCTGTTTCCGTTGTTTTGGGGCGTGTTTGCATTGTTTCTGGATCATTTCTGAACAGACTGTCGGGATTTTAGGATGGGAAGAAAAGGATAGGTGTTGGTAGTAGGTACACATATGAGTTTATTGTTTGTTGAGTCTggtaaaatgtttaatatcggCTCTATAAGTGTGCGCGAAATCGCTTCTGTGTTCACCTGTATTGTTCCTTTAATCTTTCGACTTTCCTGAAATGATTTGAATACTAATATCCATTTATTCACTTAAatcttgcattacatttctagacaaacacgtcaaatggtcctaagtgcaaatgcgAGCTTCTCTTTGTTTATTACACCGTCATCATAAAACTTTCCAATGTCGTTTCAGGATACATCGAAAGACTCTGATTtcaactagcatattatgctaagagttaagaAACAAACGAATAGACggccgagttattagcgaaagagaaggTAAACAAAGATAAACTGTCATTTACACTTAGAACCATTTGAGATGTTTTgcccagccccctgtcaaggacgacgtctctgtacagccagcatcactgccatgaaaatcaaaacataaattttgaatCGAATGTTTAAAAGCTATAATTAGTTACTAAATGTTGATTTTCTGAATAAGATGGTATTatatcatcccacaagatgcaaaacgtcgtgtggaatgcttgaatatcgtgtatagtgccgaacataattctttgtttggggctttatagctataacgccccatatatgttggtcgctgtcaaactccatatggtGGTATAGGTTGCCAGGAGACTGGTTTTGCCCAAAGAGACCCAGTTAacctcagccggaaatgaaccggaattctggctggttccagttcgtattccggctccactgacacaaccgattctaattagaatcggttgtgtcactggagccggaatacgaactggaaccagccagaattccagttcatttccggctgaactttactggggaaTAGGCAAAGAGACGaaaagtgaaaatcagtcaaaacggcatcactccctttatgatgatttcaacactagaattttggcaaccgcttccacaggcagcactttaaatgactcctattatattttgaaaacaaaccgtatgtcgttcgttggatttgtttatcaaacgatgcgcatttcgaaacaaagagatgaactaattctaaagcttgtttttactcatacatatactctagaatgcacctcacaatcacgattgaaccaaattctgacgaaaattgaaatttcttttttgaaagatgtacaatacttatctcctccaactcaggcgtgagtaatgtttatttacattgcacgattggtctggtatttttggcttcacactattcgtctctttccctattctctttggttttgCCAAATTTTAGCCAAAGATGTCAAAATGGAGAAAGATACATGTTACGACTGGGAACACTGGCGGTTTTCCGTCGCTGCCcactacacacagaaaaaaaaaattagtaaagatcaacgagaatagtgaaagagacgcagagtgaaaatcagtcaaaacggcaacactccctttacgatgatttcaacactagaatttggcaaccgtttccaaaggcagcactttaaatgactcctattatattttgaaaacaaaccttttgtcgatcgttgaatttgtatatcaaacgatgtgcatttcgaaacaaagagatgaaataattctaaaacttgtttttactcatacatagactctagaatgcaccttacaatcacgattgcactaaattctgacgaaaattcaaatttttttttgataggtttacaatacttatctcctccaactcaggcatgagtaatgtttatttacattgcacgattggtctgctcaataaggtatttttggcttcacactattcgtctcttttcctattctctttggtaaagataaacaaattttggtttcaaataacaattttcccgtttgatatagtgacaaacaaaATTCAGGTTTAATTCAATCAATGCTGTTGcttgaaattatgaacaaattcatttgttggcttttcaatagtttcaacaaatatttcgtttgaatcaacaaaatcatgataagtttaactcaacaaacaagttcgaagaaacaaaaacaaatcttttgtattaaccaaaggagagaacaactcaaatttagttgaaaagaaacaaactgttggtttttaacaaaggggTCAGTTAGAtacaacaaattttattttgattcaataATGTTTCcatttaaaatgcaaacagaagtttttgttgaactaaaccaaatgcATGCTTTCGAGAAACGCCCATTTTTGTTTGAAACAGTTATTCGTCACGTTTTagattcaactaaacgttttgtttATTCAAAAAGGactgattcttctgcgtgtaaGAGGCTCGAGCGAGAGCTGTCAAAAAAGCTACGATCGTCATCCAACAAACACAAATCCAAAGTATATTACATAttgcaaagagaatagggaaagagacgaagagtgaaaatcattcaaaacggcaacactccctttatgatgatttcaacactagaattttggcaaccgcttccacaggcagcactttaaatgactcctattatattttgaaaagaaaccgtatgtcgatcgttggatttgtttatcaaatgatgtgcattttgaaacaaagagatgaaataatttcaaagcttgtttttactaatacatatactctagaatgcaccttaaaatcatgattgaactaaattctgacgaaaattcaaatttcttttttgatagatgtacaatacttatctcctcgaactcaggcatgagtaatgtttatttacattgcacaattggtctgctcaataaggtattttcggcttcacactattcgcctctttccctattctctttgatatATTGTAGCCTTGCATCTTTTACCAAGGTACTCAGTGCTCTCTTTCACGACTACAAAAGTGGGGACGAGTTGTGTAGATGCTTCGTGAGCGTAAATTCATTTAATACGTGCACGGTAAAAAATCATCACGCTAATGTGAAGTGATTTGGTGTTGAATTCGCACTACTTGCCAAACATTGCAATGCGAAGTGCAAGTCTATTAAAAGATAACAAAAAAAGCAATATACAATCAACAAAATAGCACTTAAATTGCGATGGATTACTAATGTGCATTACATTGAACTCTGATCGTTTTCCATTCGTATATTAACGAACAATCACATGCAATTTAAATGAAGTGTAATGAAATCAACAGAAAATCACTACTATTATGATTGGTTTGAACATCACTGTCGATATGCAGTGCATTGAACTCTGAATGTTTTCCATATGTATATTATCGAATTATAACCTACAATTTGTTGTATCTTTCATAAAGGGGTtagaatattgttttttttttatttcacgtttattttgaaagaaaaacaaaacatcTATCCGCAGGTCCCGTCCTAGCTTATTACTTGTCAGGtagattgttattgttattgtttattggggctttaacctataGGTCATTCGCCCATGAAATAAAGCGAGATTACAATTCATAATTATACGttacatttcattttgtttgcgtaattcattttattgtttagATGCTGTCGTATAGGCCGGCGTCCTTTAGGAAGAGGAGGAGTGCCTCCTCCCGAACCGGGTCGTTGGATAGGGTGTCCCGTATCGAACCAGTCAGGCCGTACTGACGCCGTAAGTCCTCCAGTTCTCGGCAGTTGCACAGCAGGTGTTCGACGGTGAGCCGGGTGTTGCAGGAGGCACATTCTGGGACGGGCTCGCTGGACACGGTGTGTGCGTGGGTTACTCGTGTGTGCCCCACGCGGAGTCGGGAGAGTATTTTTTGTTCCCTCTGGCTGTCTCGATCGGTCCAGGTGTCGGCTGACCCTTTGATTTTTTGGGTGTGATTTCGAGAACTCCGCCAGTGGTTGGTGAATCCGTTCTGCAAGCTGATGTTGAATTCCCTGATGATGTCTATGGTTGGAGTCTCATTAGGGAGCCGGGTCCGGGCCCGTCTACCGATGAGGGCTAATCGGTCGGCGTCTGTGTTACCCTTGATGCCGCTGTGACCCGGAACCCAGCAGATTGTAACCAATGGGTCTCGAAGTGTCTCGATGGCCTGAACGAAGGGATGTTTGGAGGTCCCGCTAGCGACGTCCCTCAGGACCGAGAGCGAGTCTGTCAAGATGACCGTCGGTGTATCGGTGGGTCTTTTTATCATTCCCACTGCAATGGCGGCCGCTTCCGCTGAGAAAACTGAGCAGGAGGGAGGTAGGCGGAAGGAGAGCCCGTTCCCCAAGCCGCTGATCCCCGCTCCTACACCGTCGTTCGCTTTGGAACCGTCGGTGAAGATTTTAGTGTGATGTGAATATCTTCGGTTAATTAGCTGTCTATATTTAACTAGTATGCTGCTGGGGTGATCGCCAACTTTTATAATGCGAGCAAGGCTGTCGTCGGTGTTGGGCCCGGGGTCGTACCAGGCCCGCGGTCTCACCCGGTGTAGACGAGCGATGGGTGGGAGGTCGTTGCTGGTAAACTCCTGGTGCAGGTTGGAGGCGGTGGTGAGAAGGGGGCACTCGTCGCCCGAAGTTTTCTCCAGGAAGCTTAGTGCTCTTCTGAAGGCCACCCTGGCTGTTTCCCAGCGGCAGGGTAGAACTCCTGCCTCTACACAGGCAGCTTCGGCCGGGGTACTCGGTAGTAGACCGGAGGCTAGCCGCACCGCTCCGTGGTATAAGGGCCCGAGGATGTCGGAGAGTCCGTCTAGGTTCCGGCAAGTCATCTCGATCCCGTAGAAGATTCTGCTGTGGATAAGAGATCGCACGACGTTAAGCGCTGCTCGGCGGTTGTTTTTGGGGTGGTGGGCGCAAATGGTCCGGACTAGTCGCTTTCTGCTCTGGCAGTCTTTTTTCAGTCGCCGGAAGTGAGGTATCATTGTCAGTTTCCGGTCGAGGGTGATCCCGAGGACGACCGGTTCCTTTCGGAACGGAATTACTGTACTGTTGAGGCGGATTGGACGAGCGTTGGCTGGGTGATATGTGCTGCAGCAGTGTGTAATGGCGCACTTGGTGGCGGCGATGTTGAATCCGGTGGCGAGTGCCCATCGGCCGACTGCGTTGACGGCGGCCTGCAGCGATATTCTTGTGCGCGGGATCGTCTTCCCGAGAGCTACCAATATGATGTCGTCCGCGTACACGAAGACATAGACGCCCCCGGGTAGCGCGGTGAAGAGCGAATTCATCCTCACTAAGAAGAGGGTCACGGCTAGTATCGATCCTTGTGGCACTCCGTTGGCCTCGCGGAATTCGTCGGAGAGTGTGCCGCCTATGCATACCCGAAAGCGGCGGTTGGTTAGGAAATTTTGGATGAAGACGCCTAGGTTCCCCTGTACGCCCCATCGTTGGAGTTGTTGAAGGACGCCTTCGCGCCAGACTGTGTTGTAAGCTTTTGCTATGTCGAGTATGGCAATATCGGCGTGGATGCCTTCGGACCTTGCTCTGTCTAGTACCTCGCCGAGCGAGCCCAGATGGGCCCCGGTGCCGAGTCCCTTCCGGAAAGCGAATTGGCGTGGGTCGAGTAGTTTCTCGTCTTCCAGCCACGTAGTCAGTCGCCGGTTTACCATCCTCTCCAGTGTCTTAGCGGTGCATGACAGCAGGCTGATTGGCCTGAAGTCGCTGGGGGCACGGGTACCCTGGCATTTTTTAGGAATGGGGACTACGTGGGCCAGTTTCCATTCCTCTGGGAAGGACCCGCGTTCCCAGATAGTGTTAAAAGAGTCTAGGAGGGCTCTTTTGCCTCCAGGCGGAAGATGCCTAAGCATCGGGTAACCAATCCTGTCAGGGCCGTCGGACTTTCCTCGAGCGTTAGTGAGAGCGACGGCAAGTTCCGCTCCGGTAAAGGGTCTGTTGTAGGTGGCTGCGGAGTCTGGCGTGAAGGTCGTAGGGGAGGCTTCGAGTCTGCTTTTTTTCTGAGCGAATGCGGCTGGCAGGGCTTTGTCGGCGGATAACGTTTCGAAGTGGCAGCCTATCTTGTTTGCCATTTCCTCTGGGTCAGTAATGGTGGCGTTGTTGACCGCTAAAGAGTAGCcattttgttgacgtttgccACTGAGCGCGTTGACCCGTCTCCACAGCTCCGTGGTTGAGGAGTCCGTGTGGATACCGTCCACGAAGTTCCTCCAGCTGGTTTCTTTAGCCGTTTGGATTGTTTTCCTCGCAGCGTTTCGGAGCGTTCTAAAGTTGTCCGCTCTTTGGTCCCGAAGGGGGTGATTGGGCGGTGTTTTTTGTAAGGTGCGGAGAGCTTTCCGGCGAGCTTTGACGGCAGCGGCCACTTCCGGATTCCACCAGTGCACGGCACGGTGTGGTGGTACCCCGCTTGTTCGGGGGATGGTTTCTTTCGCTGCGTTGACGATAGTTTCTGATAGGTCGACCAGTGAGTACGTACGGTCTCGAACAAGGTGGGACTGTATGGCAGCGTCGTAGGCATCCCAGTCGGCGTTTTCATATAGCCAACGTCTTCGTCGGGTGGTTTTAAGTTGGAGGCGATTTATGCGTAGCACGATGGGGAAGTGGTCACTCCCGGCGGTATCGTTGGACGTGGACCAGCCGCATATCCCAGCGATGGAACTGGAGGCGAAGGTGACGTCGAGGGCGGAGGAGGCGTTACCACGGATAAACGTGGTACTACCGTCGTTTAGTATCACGGCGTCGATTTCCTCGATGAGTTTGACGATCTCGTTACCTCGGTGGCAGCACTTGTCCGAGCCCCAGGCCTTATGGTGGGCGTTGAGGTCCCCCATGACGATGAATGGGGCGGGGACCTGGTTGATCAGGCTGGTTAGTTGGCTTCGTATGTTGGTAACCCCTTGTGGTAGGTAGATGGATACAATAGAGCAGCGGATGGGGGTTGATATCCTCCTGGCGACCGCTATTAGTTCCGTGTTGAGGGGGAGGTGCACCGACAGGAGTTCCACTTTGATGCCCAATCCGATGGTTTGGTGGTTGTTGTCTCCTCTGGCCGTCTCCCAATCGTATCTGTTTCCGAACCATGGGGTGGGGTCAACGCCGGTGTGCAAGTGGGTTTCCTGAATGGCGAGGCAAAGTGGTTCGGTGCCGGCGATTATGTTCTGTAGGTCCCCTAGGTTGTTCCTTAGGCCGTTGATGTTCCACTGGACGGCTAGCGTGGAATATTCTGAGCCGGTGCTGTTGGTCATTGAGACGCTGTTGGGACTGCGCGGTGGGCTACCTGGAAATGATTCGGAGCCGTACGACTGGTCTTGGTGGGAGTAGGGTGTGGTTAGACTTACCCGGTGGTGATCCGGGCCCCCTGCACCAGCAGCCGCCGAAGGCTCGTCGGTGAGGGCCGGTACATCCGCGGACAGGGCTGGTGCAGGGGAAGAGGCTTTCTCCCTTGACAGGAAGCTATCGGCTTCGTGCGCTTTGTTTGTGTTGAGGGGGTAATTTTTGTTGCAGTTGTTGATGGGTGGCCTGGCGTACGTCCCTTCCAATGACCGCGGGAGGTAGAGCAAGGGGTCCGCAGGCGTTGTGTCGGTGGTTTTTGTGCGTTTCGTTGCGGGTAGGTTTTGGTATCGTTTTCTGAAGCGTGTGGTCAACCAAACGTCGGCGGTTCGATCATTCCTTGAAAAAGAGTTTGTGGCGCTGAATTGTTCTTGTCGGTTGGAATGTTGATATGGACTTACCCGGGATGTGCCCGGGCTTCCCGCACCAGCAGCCGCCGGGGGAGCATCGCTGTAAGGCGGAACGTCCCCGGTCAGGGCCGGCAAGGGGAAGTGGGTGTCACGATTGGTGACTACTGGTTTCCTGGATGGTCTAAAACGTACCGGATGCCAAGAGCAACCGGGAACCGGGCTGAGGTCTCGTCGTACTCGTTGCTGTTGGTGAGTAGGAGTTTCCCGGCTGAGAGTTCTTCCCGGTGGTCCGCCAGGTGCGGGGATATCGGGAGACCCGAACCGGTTCTTGTTGCAGTGGAGCTGTTTGGTTAGTTTTCCTGATACTGGTGTCATTTTTGGGATCAGGCGGGGAGATCGCCTACTCTGGGGCCCGGCAAGATGCGGGGCGTTGGAGGCGGTCGTGGTTCCCGTCGTTTGGGATTGCTGTGTTGGTGGATTCTCTGGATTTCTGTCTGGTTGGCCTGAGATGGATGGTGAATGCGTAAATCGAATGCTAATGGGGATGTTAAAGGTACTTCCCTGCTGGTGCTCCAATGGTCCTGTGTCAACAGCCGCCGGGGGTGCGTCGGACGTATCCGGAACTTCCCCGGTCAGGGTCGACACAGGCGGGCTTTGTTTTATGTTGCTGTTGAATTCGTTGTTTTTTATTGGCATCCCCAGTTGCTATGATCGTTGTATGACTAGTCGGACATTACGAAAGACGCTTGGGGCATGGAGTTTTGCGTCGTTTCGGTGTCTGAGATGTTCAAATGTCCGGATAGTGAAGGGCTGTTGTTGCGGGAATTCGCTCGGGTTGTCCGTTGTTGTTTCGGTGGTGCTGGCTCTGTTTTGTTTCCGATAGGGCTTCGGGATTTATCTCCATCGCCTGCTCGGCTACGATTTCTTTGCTGCTTTCGTTCGTCACGAAGTCGGGGGTCTCGCTGTTGTTTCGCGGCTACTACGTTACATTCGGTCGATATCGTGGTGATCGGGTTTAGTTTGTTGACGTTTCCCTGCTCTACTTTCGGTGAAGTGTTAGCTCTGCTTACCTCGGTGAGTTGTTGCTTGGCAATTCTAAGCTGGCGAACAGCCTCCGCCAGGTGGTTTTTTAGGTTTAATATTTCATCGTCCCGGTCATCTTTTGGCGGATTGCTCTTTTCGCCCTTTAGCCTAATGAGCTCCGCCTTCAGTTTAGCGATAGTGGAATCTTTCTCGTTGTCTTTCGATTCCGTGCCTTTCTGGGTTTGTTCGGCGTAACTTGGTCCTTTGcgcttttgtgttattagagCTCTTgcttcggggaaggaaaggtttAGTGAAACTTTCGCTTTAATGATGGCTACCTCTTCCATGTATTTGGGGCACTCTTTTGCTCTTGTTGAGTGCTCTCCGCTGCAGTTTATACACTTCGAGACTTGGGTGCATGGGTTATCTTTGGCTGATGGGTGGTTCAGACTGCAGTTCAAGCAAGTTTCCTTGTTGGGGCACACCCTAGTGCCATGCCCAAATTTGCCACAGCGGTAGCACAGCATGGGGGATGGGTAGTAGGGCCGGATGCTAGTGCGTACCAATCCGAGGTAAATGTAGTCGGGGAGGGTTGAGCCACTAAAAGATATCACCACCAGAGGAGTATTGCTCACTACTCCTTCGTGCAGCTTGGTGATCCTACGCACTGCTGTGACTCCTTGACCTTTCAGCTCGTCGAGAAGTTCTTCGTTGCTCATGTCTTTGGTGTCGATATCGTAAACGACACCATGAGTAATGTTGAGAGTGGGGTGAGAAACCACCTCAACTTTTTGCCCGTCGATCAGCTCGTTCAAACTCATCAGAGCGTTATATGCCTTTTTCGACGTCGTCCTTAAGACATAGCGGGTCCCTCTACCTTCTTTTGTGGCCGAAACCACCTTTGTCGGATCGCATCCTAACACACGTTGTACCGATTTCAAAATCGTGAACGGGTTAGTCGTCAGTCGGGCATCGGAATCACCGTCCAATGATTTCGCTCGCAGTAGCAGAGTCTGCTTGTCGATTATATCGCCAGAGTTTAAGTACCCTGGCAAAGTCCGACTCAAGGATGGGCCGCTGCTCCCCGGGGTGGGGAGAGGGGGAGGTTCCCCCATTAGGTTGGTTGTTTATGGGTTGTCAGGTGGGCGGAGGTTGGCTCTTTCAAAATGCACCCTTTACACTGCACTACACTACCGCCGGCACCTATGGAGCCGATTACACTATTTCGGTTTGAATTCGCGCGCGCACGTGCGACTGTTCAAACCAATGCTCGTGGTGGAGGCGGAGGGTTGACCACGGTTTGCACTTTGATTTGATGGAGACGCGCTATCGCTCGACTCCTTCGGAGTCTGTGCTCCTGGTATCGGTGGAAAAGTCGATTTGGATTTTCGGCTTAAAATTCGAGTAGCCTTCGCACTGATAATACACGGCACTTCGCATTCACGTAACAGACCGGGCGGAAACCAGTTGGTATACTAACCGGGAGGCGGAGCCCGAACTTCGGAAACTATATGGGTGGCGTGGACCGGACGAAAGTTTGGGTTTTAAACGCGGAGCTTGTGTTGAGAACAACTATCGGCTCCGAGTGAGTGAACCTAACTGTTGTCAGGTAGATCATTTGGATGTTTGGAGGACCACATGTTAAAAAATTTGCGCTAGCTTTCATTTCCGTTAATGGCAACCGAGTCCTGATGAGCACTGGGTTGTAAAATGTCCTAGTGCCCTGGCTGCTCGTTATCACTGATAAtcttataaattttatcattctTTGCCTCTTGCCGATTATAGATAATAAGCTGTTCTTCGATATCCTCGATTGTCGCAACACCCAGTTGAATCAGCAAATTTACTGCAGCAGCTGTGCCGGTCGATTCCGTGACCTGGAACAAAAAACCATTGAAAATTGGCAACAAAATCTACATTATACTTACGTGCTAGAAACCGAGCATCGGATGGAAATATCCCATTACTCCCGGGATTACTGCTTTGCGTGCAAAAAAGCTGCTCCTTCAATGCTTGTTTGTTTTTCATATAATGACATGCGATTATTGACGTTTGCAAATAATGGTGAAACTCTTCTAATTCAATAGATATGAACAGTGGTGACAATTCaacaaatataattttaaatttgaaggtGATTTCTATTGAATAGTTTTCAAAGGCAAATCATTTTGGTACAAACTGCAAATCACTAGCAAATCAATCCTTTATCATTTCAATTGGTAGTGAAGTATGACAAACATATTCAAATGCAAAAGCACTTGAATTAAACGTGACGATTTTTTACCGTGTGGTGATTAAtaccaaagataaactcaagatagaCTGGTCGGATGATTCCCATGTACCATCAAAATGCGACCCCTCGATGATTCTGGTTCACCGTCAGTGTGACAGCTCAATAATAAATTGAAGCGAAGCTTTGCGAAATAGAAACAACATCGATATTTGCGTCGTATGACAATGCGTTATTTCGAAAATAACAAGTAAGCTTTCGTctggaaaataaacaaactttgAGGTTTTTAAAGTTCGGTAATTAATTGA is part of the Topomyia yanbarensis strain Yona2022 chromosome 1, ASM3024719v1, whole genome shotgun sequence genome and encodes:
- the LOC131695405 gene encoding uncharacterized protein LOC131695405 is translated as MPIKNNEFNSNIKQSPPVSTLTGEVPDTSDAPPAAVDTGPLEHQQGSTFNIPISIRFTHSPSISGQPDRNPENPPTQQSQTTGTTTASNAPHLAGPQSRRSPRLIPKMTPVSGKLTKQLHCNKNRFGSPDIPAPGGPPGRTLSRETPTHQQQRVRRDLSPVPGCSWHPVRFRPSRKPVVTNRDTHFPLPALTGDVPPYSDAPPAAAGAGSPGTSRVSPYQHSNRQEQFSATNSFSRNDRTADVWLTTRFRKRYQNLPATKRTKTTDTTPADPLLYLPRSLEGTYARPPINNCNKNYPLNTNKAHEADSFLSREKASSPAPALSADVPALTDEPSAAAGAGGPDHHRVSLTTPYSHQDQSYGSESFPGSPPRSPNSVSMTNSTGSEYSTLAVQWNINGLRNNLGDLQNIIAGTEPLCLAIQETHLHTGVDPTPWFGNRYDWETARGDNNHQTIGLGIKVELLSVHLPLNTELIAVARRISTPIRCSIVSIYLPQGVTNIRSQLTSLINQVPAPFIVMGDLNAHHKAWGSDKCCHRGNEIVKLIEEIDAVILNDGSTTFIRGNASSALDVTFASSSIAGICGWSTSNDTAGSDHFPIVLRINRLQLKTTRRRRWLYENADWDAYDAAIQSHLVRDRTYSLVDLSETIVNAAKETIPRTSGVPPHRAVHWWNPEVAAAVKARRKALRTLQKTPPNHPLRDQRADNFRTLRNAARKTIQTAKETSWRNFVDGIHTDSSTTELWRRVNALSGKRQQNGYSLAVNNATITDPEEMANKIGCHFETLSADKALPAAFAQKKSRLEASPTTFTPDSAATYNRPFTGAELAVALTNARGKSDGPDRIGYPMLRHLPPGGKRALLDSFNTIWERGSFPEEWKLAHVVPIPKKCQGTRAPSDFRPISLLSCTAKTLERMVNRRLTTWLEDEKLLDPRQFAFRKGLGTGAHLGSLGEVLDRARSEGIHADIAILDIAKAYNTVWREGVLQQLQRWGVQGNLGVFIQNFLTNRRFRVCIGGTLSDEFREANGVPQGSILAVTLFLVRMNSLFTALPGGVYVFVYADDIILVALGKTIPRTRISLQAAVNAVGRWALATGFNIAATKCAITHCCSTYHPANARPIRLNSTVIPFRKEPVVLGITLDRKLTMIPHFRRLKKDCQSRKRLVRTICAHHPKNNRRAALNVVRSLIHSRIFYGIEMTCRNLDGLSDILGPLYHGAVRLASGLLPSTPAEAACVEAGVLPCRWETARVAFRRALSFLEKTSGDECPLLTTASNLHQEFTSNDLPPIARLHRVRPRAWYDPGPNTDDSLARIIKVGDHPSSILVKYRQLINRRYSHHTKIFTDGSKANDGVGAGISGLGNGLSFRLPPSCSVFSAEAAAIAVGMIKRPTDTPTVILTDSLSVLRDVASGTSKHPFVQAIETLRDPLVTICWVPGHSGIKGNTDADRLALIGRRARTRLPNETPTIDIIREFNISLQNGFTNHWRSSRNHTQKIKGSADTWTDRDSQREQKILSRLRVGHTRVTHAHTVSSEPVPECASCNTRLTVEHLLCNCRELEDLRRQYGLTGSIRDTLSNDPVREEALLLFLKDAGLYDSI